In Sylvia atricapilla isolate bSylAtr1 chromosome 25, bSylAtr1.pri, whole genome shotgun sequence, a genomic segment contains:
- the LOC136371475 gene encoding cadherin EGF LAG seven-pass G-type receptor 2-like, translating into MGYQAYGRDSTYVAGQMYPSSDGGSSGSLHSTTHSAKSHHSYIPFMWRQRGRGPPQLRPLPRAPPGPLGPGDPLVPLGCPYWPGEFVTTASESEGPGGSEGLQVQPAGGQGHPWGDPPRPKGKAHPRDPLLLPLPHPTKVWAAMAGVGPPNLASPPMGDAASAGILKKCLPPISERGSAQCPGLPPQPPACTAASSGSDGGGLPVPRPRQSLQEQLSSHTAIAMSIRTGTADEDSSGSESDETSI; encoded by the exons ATGGGGTATCAG GCCTATGGCAGGGACAGCACATACGTGGCAGGGCAGATGTACCCCTCTTCAGATGGTGGGTCCTCAGggtccctgcacagcaccacacaCTCAGCCAAGAGCCACCACAGCTACATCCCCTTCATGTGGCGG CAGCGAGGACGAGGCCCCCCGCAGCTGCgacccctgcccagggctccccCAGGTCCCCTGGGCCCTG GTGACCCCCTGGTGCCCCTGGGGTGCCCATACTGGCCAGGGGAGTTTGTGACAACAGCGAGCGAGAGTGAGGGACCAGGAGGTAGTGAGGGGCTGCAAGTGCAGCCAGCCGGGGGccagggacacccctggggtGACCCCCCCCGGCCCAAAGGCAAGGCACACCCCAGAGACCCACTGCTGTTGCCTTTGCCCCACCCCACAAAGGTATgggctgccatggcaggggtgggcCCTCCAAATCTGGCCTCCCCACCCATGGGTgatgctgcctctgcagggatCCTGAAGAAGTGCCTGCCCCCTATCAGTGAGCGGGGCAGTgcccagtgccctgggctgccccctcagcctcctgcttGCACGGCTGCCTCCTCAGGCAGTGATGGGGGGGGCCTTCCGGTGCCCCGGCCTCGGCAGAGCCTccaagagcagctcagcagccacaCCGCCATTGCCATGAGCATCCGCACAGGCACTGCTGATGAGGACTCCTCTGGCTCTGA GAGCGACGAGACCTCGATCTAA
- the PSRC1 gene encoding LOW QUALITY PROTEIN: proline/serine-rich coiled-coil protein 1 (The sequence of the model RefSeq protein was modified relative to this genomic sequence to represent the inferred CDS: inserted 2 bases in 2 codons), with product MLQRHWWRKDLQTPRFRATPPGAGGGARGGETQSCPPDVRFVTEERFDFGVLSPSDSQEEEEDEDXAGGGCRHGGGNGRWSPLRGARLEEMMREATRLAAQLEGCHLPPPTPGDPPGPAATPPGTPRSPRRQTFVVKDSPVRALLPTVDSQGPASIPHLPAKPRGASAATSVPKAPPSRNSTAAVKGPSGGRGLPXNRVGPSRPCPPQGQGAGARGRSEPPEGGQQASLR from the exons ATGCTGCAGCGGCACTGGTGGCGGAAAGACCTTCAGACTCCGCGCTTCCGGGCCACgcccccaggagctgggggcggggcgcggggagGGGAGACCCAATCA tgtcccccagaTGTTCGATTTGTCACCGAGGAGAGATTCGACTTTGGCGTGCTATCCCCATCTGACAG ccaggaggaagaggaggatgagg aGGCGGGCGGGGGGTGCCGGCACGGGGGCGGCAACGGGCGCTGGAGTCCCCTGCGGGGGGCCCGTCTGGAAGAGATGATGCGGGAGGCCACGCGCCTGGCAGCACAACTGGAGGGCTGTCACCTGCCCCCTCCCACCCCCGGAGACCCACCGGGACCCGCCGCCACGCCCCCCGGCaccccccgcagcccccgccgccAGACCTTCGTGGTGAAGGACAGCCCAGTGCGGGCGCTCCTGCCCACCGTGGATTCGCAGGGACCTGCCTCCATCCCCCACCTCCCCGCCAAGCCCCGGGGGgcctctgctgccaccagcGTCCCCAAG GCACCCCCCAGCCGTAattccacagcagcagtgaagggACCCTCCGGGGGCAGGGGGCTCC CCAACCGCGTTGGTCCCTCCCGGCCATGCCCACCccaggggcagggagctggTGCCCGGGGCAGGTCAGAGCCCCCCGAGGGGGGACAGCAG GCCAGCCTAAGGTGA
- the PPIL1 gene encoding peptidyl-prolyl cis-trans isomerase-like 1 isoform X2, protein MAAVPPDSWQPPTVSMETTMGSLVLELYWQHAPRTCKNFAELSRRGYYNGTKFHRIIKDFMVQGGDPTGTGESRPLKSPWDPPWFQGFLLTPQIPLQVVVGLHLWKQFEDELHPDLKFTGAGILAMANAGPDTNGSQFFLTLGPAQWLDGKHSIFGRVSQGMGVLGRLAMVETNSQDRPLDDVKVIKAYPSG, encoded by the exons ATGGCCGCCGTCCCGCCCGACTCCTGGCAGCCGCCTACCGTTTCCATGGAGACCAC GATGGGCTCACTAGTGCTGGAATTGTACTGGCAACATGCCCCCCGCACCTGCAAGAACTTTGCTGAGCTGAGCCGTCGTGGGTACTACAATGGCACCAAGTTCCACCGCATCATCAAGGACTTCATGGTGCAGGGAGGGGACCCCACGGGTACCGGTGAGAGCAGGCCTCTGAAATCTCCCTGGGACCCTCCCTGGTTTCAGGGGTTCCTGCtgaccccccaaatccccctgcAGGTCGTGGTGGGCCTCCATCTATGGAAACAATTTGAGGATGAGCTGCACCCTGACCTGAAGTTCACTG GCGCTGGGATCCTGGCAATGGCCAATGCAGGGCCAGACACCAATGGAAGCCAATTTTTCCTGACATTGGGCCCAGCACAGTGGCTGGATGGGAAGCACAGCATTTTTGGGAGGGTGTCCCAAGGAATGGGGGTGCTGGGGCGCCTAGCCATGGTGGAGACCAACTCTCAGGACCGACCCCTCGATGATGTCAAGGTCATCAAGGCATATCCCTCGGGGTAG
- the PPIL1 gene encoding peptidyl-prolyl cis-trans isomerase-like 1 isoform X1 produces MSAPCRPGFHVAVVFLRPRSSRYEADRMGSLVLELYWQHAPRTCKNFAELSRRGYYNGTKFHRIIKDFMVQGGDPTGTGESRPLKSPWDPPWFQGFLLTPQIPLQVVVGLHLWKQFEDELHPDLKFTGAGILAMANAGPDTNGSQFFLTLGPAQWLDGKHSIFGRVSQGMGVLGRLAMVETNSQDRPLDDVKVIKAYPSG; encoded by the exons ATGTCCGCTCCCTGCCGCCCCGGCTTCCATGTAGCCGTGGTGTTCCTGAGACCCAGGTCCTCCCGGTACGAGGCAGACCG GATGGGCTCACTAGTGCTGGAATTGTACTGGCAACATGCCCCCCGCACCTGCAAGAACTTTGCTGAGCTGAGCCGTCGTGGGTACTACAATGGCACCAAGTTCCACCGCATCATCAAGGACTTCATGGTGCAGGGAGGGGACCCCACGGGTACCGGTGAGAGCAGGCCTCTGAAATCTCCCTGGGACCCTCCCTGGTTTCAGGGGTTCCTGCtgaccccccaaatccccctgcAGGTCGTGGTGGGCCTCCATCTATGGAAACAATTTGAGGATGAGCTGCACCCTGACCTGAAGTTCACTG GCGCTGGGATCCTGGCAATGGCCAATGCAGGGCCAGACACCAATGGAAGCCAATTTTTCCTGACATTGGGCCCAGCACAGTGGCTGGATGGGAAGCACAGCATTTTTGGGAGGGTGTCCCAAGGAATGGGGGTGCTGGGGCGCCTAGCCATGGTGGAGACCAACTCTCAGGACCGACCCCTCGATGATGTCAAGGTCATCAAGGCATATCCCTCGGGGTAG
- the PPIL1 gene encoding peptidyl-prolyl cis-trans isomerase-like 1 isoform X3, with amino-acid sequence MGSLVLELYWQHAPRTCKNFAELSRRGYYNGTKFHRIIKDFMVQGGDPTGTGESRPLKSPWDPPWFQGFLLTPQIPLQVVVGLHLWKQFEDELHPDLKFTGAGILAMANAGPDTNGSQFFLTLGPAQWLDGKHSIFGRVSQGMGVLGRLAMVETNSQDRPLDDVKVIKAYPSG; translated from the exons ATGGGCTCACTAGTGCTGGAATTGTACTGGCAACATGCCCCCCGCACCTGCAAGAACTTTGCTGAGCTGAGCCGTCGTGGGTACTACAATGGCACCAAGTTCCACCGCATCATCAAGGACTTCATGGTGCAGGGAGGGGACCCCACGGGTACCGGTGAGAGCAGGCCTCTGAAATCTCCCTGGGACCCTCCCTGGTTTCAGGGGTTCCTGCtgaccccccaaatccccctgcAGGTCGTGGTGGGCCTCCATCTATGGAAACAATTTGAGGATGAGCTGCACCCTGACCTGAAGTTCACTG GCGCTGGGATCCTGGCAATGGCCAATGCAGGGCCAGACACCAATGGAAGCCAATTTTTCCTGACATTGGGCCCAGCACAGTGGCTGGATGGGAAGCACAGCATTTTTGGGAGGGTGTCCCAAGGAATGGGGGTGCTGGGGCGCCTAGCCATGGTGGAGACCAACTCTCAGGACCGACCCCTCGATGATGTCAAGGTCATCAAGGCATATCCCTCGGGGTAG
- the LOC136371477 gene encoding LOW QUALITY PROTEIN: copine-5-like (The sequence of the model RefSeq protein was modified relative to this genomic sequence to represent the inferred CDS: inserted 2 bases in 2 codons), translating to MAGLGSPELGTGPTPVPATRVELTVSCRQLLDRDTFSKSDPVCVLYTQRPGSHQWQEFGRTEVIDNSLNPDFLHKFVLDYCFEERQNLRFDLYDVDSKSPDLSKHDFLGQAFCTLGEIVGSAGSRLEKPLMMGTATMHTRGRRPALAASSGGVPGKKCGTIILLAEELGNCRDVATLQFSANKLDKKDFFGKSDPFMVFYRSNEDGTFTICHKTEVVRNTLNPIWAAFAIPVRALCNGDHDRAIKVEVYDWDRDGSHDFIGEFTTSYRELARGQSRFNVYEVVNPRKKMKKKKYLNSGTVTLLSFAVEAEHTFLDYIRGGTQLNFTVAIDFTASNGNPSQPXSLHYLSPFQLNAYSLALRAVGDIIQDYDSDKMFPALGFGAKXPPDGHVSHEFPLNGDASNPACHGIAGAGSVSCSLRRVQLYGPTNFAPVVNHVARSAATVLDGSQYFVLLIITDGVISDMAQTKEAIVNAAKLPMSIIIVGVGQAEFDAMVELDGDDIRISSRGKVAERDIVQFVPFRDYMSGGPGAGLSMAGLAREVLAEIPDQLLSYMKARGIKPPHILPMSPVAPPTLTAYPQHTTSPHPTPGPSIQAPKADIFCQGPEYISPPLHNLGVPLDLGSSLQSWFPPPHP from the exons ATGGCGGGCCTGGGCTCCCCAGAACTGGGCACTGGTCCCACTCCCGTCCCGGCCACTCGCGTGGAGCTCACGGTGTCTTGCAG gcagctcctggacagggacaccttctccAAGTCAGACCCAG TCTGTGTGCTGTACACGCAACGCCCTGGCAGCCACCAATGGCAGGAG TTTGGCCGGACTGAGGTCATCGACAATTCCCTGAATCCTGACTTCCTGCACAAGTTTGTCCTTGATTATTGCTTTGAGGAGCGGCAGAACCTGCGTTTTGACCT GTATGATGTGGACTCCAAGAGCCCTGACCTCTCCAAGCAT GATTTCCTGGGCCAGGCATTCTGCACCCTGGGGGAGATTGTGGGCTCAGCTGGCAGCCGCCTGGAGAAGCCTCTAAT gatggggacagccacCATGCACACCCGGGGCAGGAGACCCGCCCTGGCTGCCTCCAGTGG TGGCGTTCCGGGGAAGAAGTGCGGCACCATCATACTCCTCGCTGAAGAGTTGGGAAACTGCCGG GACGTGGCCACACTCCAGTTCTCTGCCAACAAGCTGGATAAGAAGGATTTTTTCGGAAAATCTGACCCCTTCATGGTCTTCTACCGCAGCAATGAAGACGGGAC TTTCACCATCTGCCACAAGACAGAAGTGGTGCGGAATACATTGAACCCCATCTGGGCAGCCTTTGCCATTCCTGTCCGTGCCCTCTGCAATGGGGACCATGACCG AGCCATTAAGGTGGAGGTATATGACTGGGACCGTGATGGCAG CCACGACTTCATCGGGGAGTTCACCACCAGCTACCGGGAGCTGGCACGAGGCCAGAGCCGCTTCAACGTGTACGAG gtggtGAACCCCcggaagaagatgaagaagaagaagtacCTGAACTCAGGGACA GTGACACTGCTGTCCTTTGCTGTGGAGGCCGAACATACATTCCTGGACTACATTAGGGGCGG GACCCAACTCAACTTCACAGTGGCCATTGACTTCACGGCATCCAATG GGAACCCCTcgcagc catccctgcattACCTGAGCCCCTTCCAGCTGAATGCCTACAGCCTGGCACTGCGGGCCGTGGGGGACATCATCCAGGACTACGACAGTGACAAGATGTTCCCAGCCCTTGGCTTTGGTGCCA ATCCCCCAGATGGGCACGTGTCCCATGAGTTTCCACTG AATGGGGATGCATCAAACCCAGCGTGCCATGGCATTGCGGGTGCTGGAAGCGTATCATGCAGCCTGCGCCGTGTCCAGCTCTACGGCCCCACCAACTTTGCCCCTGTCGTCAACCATGTTGCCCG CTCAGCGGCCACAGTGCTGGATGGGTCCCAGTACTTTgtcctcctcatcatcaccgATGGTGTCATCTCTGACATGGCTCAGACCAAGGAGGCAATCGTCAAT GCTGCCAAATTGCCCATGTCCATCATCATCGTGGGAGTTGGTCAGGCAGAGTTCGATG CCATGGTGGAGCTGGATGGGGACGACATCCGTATCTCTTCCCGTGGGAAAGTGGCTGAGCGTGATATCGTCCAG TTTGTTCCATTTCGTGACTACATGTCGGGAGGTCCTGGCGCGGGGCTGagcatggcagggctggcacggGAAGTCCTAGCTGAGATTCCTGACCAGCTCCTCTCTTACATGAAGGCACGGGGCATAAAACCACCCCACATCCTTCCCATGTCCCCTGTAGCCCCCCCCACCCTGACTGCCTACCCCCAACACACCACGTCCCCTCATCCTACCCCAGGACCCTCTATCCAGGCGCCAAAGGCAGACATATTCTGCCAGGGACCAGAATATATCTCACCTCCCCTCCACAACCTTGGGGTCCCCCTCGATCTGGGTTCCTCTCTCCAGTCCTGGTTCCCACCACCACACCCATAA
- the LOC136371478 gene encoding LOW QUALITY PROTEIN: uncharacterized protein (The sequence of the model RefSeq protein was modified relative to this genomic sequence to represent the inferred CDS: inserted 1 base in 1 codon; substituted 1 base at 1 genomic stop codon), with product MTEKHKDAFYALLAKHGARPSPAREGWAQNNCCNFENIVDRIYSLQHDARFKLGRNKTILFSVLGACLSAAIETRLKRVSEENAVIDSLQNLVEALQKQLEQERNQNYLLRFSLAEERKKNLNPVETPKEIEERESYTIKQIYPQKELVHMQNCGEHSGSNLRPLIXTEYIYINEEYHDPHITTKEIPYTATELAKIKKEYSRLPSESETEYVFRVSLTGGDQIKLSEQEASGYWGHGVFLTTGNTRAPWSLTQRAAYWAGGLNPLERGYPLAIVGTSDQILENIHKAACLQMIHERKLFSGYESPMQQPVKPEIMTPLTRGLPESLKPTAILLQKTIASITLVDRLERLLGHTSDQTGSTDSTDSXPFATPSTQSNSSCKVWTWSEVAEELISYSRKYGLVKHSEDKPEKPRGVRPHCFP from the exons atgactgaaaaacatAAGGATGCATTTTATGCTTTGCTTGCAAAACATGGTGCTAGACCTTCCCCAGCCAGAGAAGGGTGGGCACAGAATAATTGctgtaattttgaaaacattgtaGATAGAATATATTCTTTGCAACATGATGCTAGATTCAAACtgggcagaaataaaacaattcttttctcagttttggGGGCCTGTCTTTCAGCAGCCATAGAAACCCGTCTTAAACGGGTaagtgaagaaaatgcagtaatagACTCCCTGCAAAATCTGGTAGAAGCTTTGCAAAAACAATtggaacaggaaagaaatcagaattatttactgCGGTTTTCCCTTGCAGAAGAGCGAAAGAAAAACTTAAACCCCGTAGAAACACctaaagaaatagaagaaaggGAGTCATACACTATCAAACAGATATACCCTCAAAAGGAATTGGTACACATGCAAAATTGTGGGGAACACTCTGGTTCCAACTTGAGACCTCTCA AAACAgaatatatctatataaatgAAGAGTATCATGATCCCCACATAACCACCAAAGAAATACCATACACAGCCACTGAattagctaaaataaaaaaggaatactCCCGCCTCCCCAGTGAATCAGAGACGGAGTATGTTTTTAGAGTTTCACTCACTGGAGGTGACCAAATCAAATTAAGTGAACAAGAAGCAAGTGGCTACTGGGGACATGGAGTTTTCTTAACAACAGGAAATACACGTGCTCCATGGTCCCTGACACAGCGTGCAGCTTACTGGGCAGGGGGACTAAACCCCCTTGAAAGGGGCTACCCTCTGGCAATTGTCGGCACCTCAGACCAAATCCTAGAAAACATACACAAAGCTGCATGCTTGCAAATgatacatgaaagaaaattattctctggCTATGAGTCACCAATGCAACAGCCTGTCAAACCTGAAATTATGACCCCTTTAACTCGAGGTTTACCAGAATCACTTAAACCAACAGCAATTCTCCTCCAAAAAACAATAGCATCTATCACCCTGGTAGATAGGCTTGAAAGACTTCTTGGACATACAAGTGATCAAACTGGTTCCACTGACTCCACTGACTCCTAACCTTTTGCTACTCCTAGCACACAATCTAACAGCAGTTGCAAAGTTTGGACATGGAGTGAAGTAGCAGAGGAGTTAATCagttacagcagaaaatatGGACTGGTAAAACACTCAGAGGACAAACCCGAAAAACCCAGAGGAGTCAGACCACATTGCTTCCCCtaa